A stretch of the uncultured Desulfobacter sp. genome encodes the following:
- a CDS encoding 5'-nucleotidase C-terminal domain-containing protein: protein MAPTTTRKEIKTPIVVRFFLLLAGAVMFSALGCSSFSSESTLKILHLNDVHSFLAPQTVELIFQGQSTTCEVGGMAKVAGLVDALAVNPTQTLLLHAGDAVQGTLYFTLFDGRADAGVMNAMPFDAMALGNHEFDNGALWLAGFIRSLKVPVVSANVRVAPGHVLEHLFAPYVVKEIGGRPVGIIGMTISEVTRRSSRPGPGVVFGDEVRYVQAAVDALSAKGIGRIVLLSHYGYENTLSLAGQVSDVDVIVDGHSHTLLGDLDSYGLACEGPYPVIAKNKDGDPVCIVQAWSQGRILGELDVTFKGDRLVAWSGHPHLVLGDQCRREAGLDIIPENAAVAGVLDQFTRQVAEKGQTVIGTAPKDLVHVRMPGQVHGTEPMPLGSRLAPLVAQAFYEQVPHADMCIQNAGGVRTGIQKGPIRYSTVYGMLPFSNTLIEIEMSGQSIRQVLEQALEYVLKNDAKGAFPYAYGLRYDIDARKPFGSRIFGLEVRERASGRYVPLEDKRSYVVVVNDFIASGKDGYQGFGAASQVPGTTVNTYLDYARAFITHVQALNLSGKGLAELPGRDHCIRSFIPAGIEPSAR from the coding sequence ATGGCCCCAACGACAACGAGAAAAGAAATAAAAACACCCATCGTGGTTCGGTTTTTTTTGCTGCTGGCTGGAGCCGTGATGTTCAGTGCTTTGGGATGCAGTTCTTTTTCTTCGGAAAGCACGCTCAAAATCCTGCATCTTAACGATGTGCATTCCTTTTTGGCTCCCCAGACCGTAGAACTGATTTTTCAGGGACAGTCCACCACCTGTGAGGTCGGCGGTATGGCAAAAGTTGCCGGGCTTGTGGATGCGCTGGCGGTCAACCCCACACAGACGCTGCTGCTGCATGCCGGAGACGCGGTTCAGGGAACTTTGTACTTTACACTGTTTGATGGCCGGGCTGATGCCGGGGTGATGAATGCCATGCCCTTTGATGCCATGGCGCTGGGCAATCATGAATTTGACAACGGGGCTTTGTGGCTGGCCGGTTTTATCCGCTCTTTGAAGGTACCGGTGGTCAGCGCCAATGTCCGGGTTGCCCCCGGGCATGTGCTGGAACATCTCTTTGCCCCTTATGTGGTGAAAGAAATTGGCGGCCGGCCGGTTGGAATCATCGGTATGACCATTTCAGAGGTGACCCGCCGCTCCTCCCGACCCGGTCCCGGGGTAGTGTTCGGCGATGAGGTGCGATACGTTCAGGCTGCGGTTGATGCGCTTTCAGCCAAGGGGATTGGCCGGATTGTTTTGCTGAGTCACTATGGATATGAGAATACGCTGTCTCTGGCCGGGCAGGTCAGCGATGTAGATGTGATCGTGGATGGGCACAGCCATACGCTTCTGGGTGACCTGGACTCTTACGGGCTGGCCTGCGAAGGTCCCTATCCGGTGATTGCTAAAAATAAAGATGGTGATCCGGTCTGTATCGTTCAGGCATGGTCCCAAGGTCGTATACTGGGGGAGCTTGATGTGACATTCAAAGGCGATCGTCTGGTCGCATGGTCCGGGCATCCCCATCTGGTGCTGGGGGATCAATGCCGGAGGGAAGCCGGTCTGGATATTATCCCTGAAAATGCCGCAGTGGCAGGTGTTCTGGATCAGTTTACCCGGCAGGTGGCGGAAAAAGGGCAAACCGTTATCGGAACCGCTCCCAAAGACCTGGTGCATGTGCGGATGCCGGGCCAGGTTCATGGCACCGAACCAATGCCTTTGGGAAGCCGTCTGGCACCTTTGGTGGCACAGGCATTTTATGAGCAGGTTCCCCATGCCGACATGTGTATACAGAATGCCGGTGGGGTTCGCACCGGTATTCAAAAGGGGCCGATCCGATACAGCACGGTCTACGGGATGCTGCCGTTTTCAAATACCCTGATTGAAATCGAAATGTCCGGTCAAAGTATCCGGCAAGTCCTTGAGCAGGCCCTGGAATATGTGCTGAAAAACGATGCAAAAGGTGCGTTTCCCTATGCCTACGGCTTGCGGTACGATATTGATGCGCGCAAGCCCTTTGGTAGCCGGATTTTCGGGTTGGAGGTCCGGGAGCGCGCGTCCGGCAGATATGTTCCACTTGAGGACAAGCGCAGTTATGTGGTGGTGGTCAATGATTTTATTGCCTCGGGCAAGGATGGGTATCAGGGGTTTGGTGCGGCATCGCAGGTGCCCGGAACAACGGTCAACACCTATCTGGATTATGCCCGGGCGTTTATCACCCATGTTCAGGCTCTGAACCTTTCAGGTAAAGGCCTTGCAGAACTGCCGGGCAGGGATCACTGCATTAGAAGTTTTATTCCGGCAGGAATCGAACCTTCTGCCCGGTGA
- a CDS encoding EamA family transporter: protein MFEKQNWFIFALTGMLSFACMALSLKKLTYDLPTSVILLYLFAFTTPAYLIYNIKTGTALNINGSALLFLLLASGFAFIGNLCDVEALRLAPNAGYASAIKSGQIIVITVMAFLLFKDQKITLSGLIGVALIFCGVFLLSYQR, encoded by the coding sequence ATGTTTGAAAAACAAAACTGGTTCATATTTGCGTTGACTGGCATGCTAAGCTTCGCTTGTATGGCGCTGAGCCTCAAGAAATTAACTTATGATTTGCCAACTTCAGTTATCCTCTTATATTTATTTGCATTTACCACCCCAGCTTATCTGATTTACAATATTAAAACCGGGACGGCTTTAAATATAAATGGCTCTGCCTTACTTTTTTTGTTATTGGCATCTGGGTTCGCATTTATTGGCAATTTATGCGATGTCGAAGCGCTTCGTTTGGCACCGAATGCCGGCTATGCATCTGCAATCAAATCGGGACAAATTATTGTCATAACCGTGATGGCTTTTTTATTGTTTAAAGATCAAAAAATAACCTTGTCCGGTTTAATTGGCGTTGCGTTAATCTTTTGTGGTGTTTTTCTGCTCTCGTATCAACGATAA
- a CDS encoding hotdog fold thioesterase encodes MEKSREQKINDYIQRDPFAQLLGAKVEILKPGHSRVTLLINDDMVNFHGITHGGVIFSLGDMAFAAASNSHGQTSVALNVGINFLKATKSGDRLVAEAIEQSASGPMALYDITIKDDRTGEMVAKSQDLVYRKKEWFIPDEDSAE; translated from the coding sequence ATGGAAAAAAGCAGAGAACAAAAGATAAATGACTATATTCAACGAGACCCCTTTGCCCAACTATTGGGGGCAAAAGTTGAGATATTGAAACCGGGACATAGTCGGGTGACATTACTGATCAACGATGACATGGTAAATTTTCATGGGATAACCCACGGCGGTGTAATTTTTTCATTAGGCGATATGGCCTTTGCTGCAGCCAGCAATTCCCATGGACAGACATCCGTGGCCCTGAATGTTGGAATTAATTTTCTCAAAGCGACAAAATCGGGAGACCGGCTTGTCGCTGAGGCCATTGAACAGTCCGCATCCGGCCCCATGGCGCTATATGACATTACCATCAAAGATGATAGAACAGGCGAGATGGTCGCCAAAAGCCAGGATTTAGTGTATCGAAAAAAAGAGTGGTTTATTCCAGATGAGGATTCTGCCGAATAA
- the thiM gene encoding hydroxyethylthiazole kinase, producing the protein MSLKKDLQAGIIHAVETVKQTNPMAGSVTNTVTINFVANAQLAVGGAAAMVYMPDEAQFLAQAGGAAYINVGTLEPVYEKTLPEMAKTLHHSGKPWVLDPVAIGIGELRTRLLQDFKPCKPSVIRGNASEIIALAGLWGLAGGTETSNVRGVDSQDTVIAAKDAAVALAQWTGGAVAVSGKQDLVTNGTATALCHGGSHFMEKITGSGCSLGGVMAVYATAASAFIAALTGTAVYNLAGRRAAEKTDAPASFQVHFLDELYKANPKEIADNPFDIGEV; encoded by the coding sequence GTGAGTCTTAAAAAGGATCTTCAAGCCGGAATAATTCATGCTGTTGAAACCGTAAAGCAGACCAATCCCATGGCAGGATCAGTTACCAATACGGTGACCATTAATTTTGTCGCCAATGCCCAACTTGCCGTGGGCGGTGCGGCAGCCATGGTTTATATGCCTGATGAAGCGCAATTTTTGGCCCAGGCGGGGGGTGCCGCCTACATAAACGTGGGCACCCTTGAGCCTGTTTATGAAAAGACCTTGCCCGAGATGGCAAAAACGCTGCATCACAGCGGAAAACCATGGGTTTTAGATCCCGTGGCCATCGGTATCGGTGAGCTGCGCACCCGGCTGTTGCAGGATTTTAAACCCTGTAAACCCAGTGTCATCCGTGGAAATGCTTCTGAAATTATTGCCCTGGCCGGGTTATGGGGATTGGCCGGCGGCACCGAAACATCCAATGTCCGGGGGGTGGATTCCCAGGATACGGTAATTGCAGCCAAGGATGCGGCAGTGGCCCTGGCACAATGGACAGGCGGGGCTGTGGCCGTTTCGGGCAAACAGGATTTGGTTACCAATGGGACTGCTACAGCCCTTTGCCATGGCGGCTCCCATTTTATGGAGAAAATCACCGGGTCCGGATGCTCTTTAGGCGGTGTCATGGCTGTCTATGCAACTGCGGCCTCTGCGTTTATCGCTGCTTTGACAGGCACGGCGGTCTATAATCTGGCCGGTCGCCGTGCTGCTGAAAAAACAGATGCCCCGGCAAGTTTTCAGGTTCATTTTCTTGACGAATTGTATAAAGCAAACCCTAAAGAAATTGCAGACAACCCTTTTGATATTGGGGAGGTTTAA
- a CDS encoding thiamine phosphate synthase yields the protein MRSKLDISAYFVVGPENTKGRPVAPIILDAVKAGITCVQVRSKTASARELIELTGQAAEVIAQAGKSDIVTLLVNDRLDVILAARKQGIHVDGIHVGQTDIPVDVCREYLGPDSVVGLSARTHELFEYIKNADVSLIDYFGAGPLHETKTKPDSGLDIDGKRITRSIDDITTLAQLSSIPVVVGGGVKLADIPELARTGVAGFFVVSAISEADEPGHETEKLVKTWNQYKK from the coding sequence ATGAGAAGTAAACTGGATATTTCAGCATATTTTGTGGTGGGGCCGGAGAATACCAAAGGCCGCCCTGTGGCCCCCATTATCCTGGATGCGGTGAAGGCAGGTATTACATGTGTGCAGGTTCGGTCCAAAACGGCCTCTGCCCGGGAATTGATCGAATTAACCGGCCAGGCAGCCGAAGTGATCGCCCAAGCCGGCAAATCAGACATTGTGACCCTGTTGGTCAATGACCGCCTTGACGTGATTCTGGCAGCAAGAAAACAAGGCATACATGTTGACGGCATCCATGTGGGCCAAACGGATATTCCTGTGGATGTCTGCCGGGAATATTTAGGACCTGATTCCGTTGTGGGATTATCCGCCAGGACCCATGAACTGTTCGAGTACATAAAAAATGCCGATGTCAGCCTGATTGACTATTTTGGCGCAGGCCCCCTGCATGAAACAAAAACCAAACCGGACAGCGGTCTGGATATAGATGGAAAACGAATTACAAGGAGCATTGACGATATTACAACACTGGCCCAACTCAGTTCCATTCCCGTTGTGGTTGGCGGCGGCGTCAAACTTGCCGATATACCGGAGCTTGCCCGGACAGGTGTTGCAGGTTTTTTTGTTGTCTCTGCCATATCTGAGGCAGATGAACCGGGACATGAAACCGAAAAATTGGTTAAGACCTGGAATCAGTATAAGAAGTAA
- a CDS encoding DUF364 domain-containing protein, whose amino-acid sequence MNINEIYIQLKDALKSEIVRHDLADKRIDIKCKPLSVEEAIGTPEHDDYPIVKGKEVMMAATFNGAVGQSFTDEYTDISLSVNGLLELDHKKTSDRAIFIAGLNAVYRSLGLCEKTIHCKDKEPVDCAENLIEQPQFSGKKILLVGLQPRFLEYLAKQNTMRVLDLDPDNVGTEKFGVQIESGEDFAQALDWCDMIFATGSTIVNGTITTFLNAGKPAVFFGVTISAPAKILGLSSYCHCGH is encoded by the coding sequence ATGAACATCAATGAGATTTACATTCAACTAAAAGACGCACTGAAATCGGAAATCGTCCGTCACGACCTCGCCGACAAAAGAATTGACATCAAGTGCAAACCATTATCCGTAGAGGAGGCCATCGGCACCCCTGAGCATGATGACTACCCCATTGTCAAAGGTAAAGAGGTGATGATGGCGGCAACATTTAACGGGGCTGTTGGCCAGTCGTTCACAGATGAGTATACCGACATCTCTTTGTCCGTAAATGGCCTGCTTGAATTGGACCACAAGAAAACCAGTGACCGGGCAATTTTTATTGCAGGGCTTAATGCGGTTTACAGATCTTTGGGACTTTGTGAAAAAACAATACATTGCAAAGATAAAGAGCCGGTGGATTGTGCCGAAAATTTGATTGAGCAGCCGCAATTCTCGGGGAAAAAGATTCTTCTGGTCGGACTTCAGCCTAGATTTTTGGAATATCTTGCCAAACAGAACACGATGCGGGTACTAGATCTTGACCCGGACAATGTGGGGACTGAAAAGTTTGGCGTTCAAATAGAATCCGGGGAAGATTTTGCGCAAGCACTTGACTGGTGCGACATGATCTTTGCCACAGGGTCCACTATTGTAAACGGTACCATTACCACGTTTTTAAACGCCGGTAAGCCTGCCGTATTTTTCGGGGTGACCATCAGTGCTCCGGCCAAAATTTTGGGGCTTTCGAGCTATTGCCATTGCGGTCACTAA
- the trxC gene encoding thioredoxin TrxC codes for MGENQLIIRCTKCGAKNRVPESRISESPKCGKCGTLLPLEIFDTPVNVTDANFDQEVMQSSLPVLVDCWAPWCGPCRAVGPIMDALAKTYKGRLKIAKVNIDENPGTGSKYRIQSIPTMLFVKNGNLVDQVTGALPKEALEARIKSFI; via the coding sequence ATGGGTGAAAATCAACTGATTATTCGGTGTACCAAGTGCGGGGCAAAAAACCGTGTACCTGAGAGCAGGATTTCGGAAAGCCCCAAATGCGGCAAGTGCGGAACCCTTTTGCCGCTTGAAATTTTTGATACCCCCGTGAACGTTACGGATGCTAATTTTGACCAGGAGGTCATGCAGTCATCTTTGCCGGTGCTGGTGGACTGCTGGGCTCCATGGTGCGGTCCCTGCCGGGCGGTAGGCCCCATAATGGACGCCCTTGCAAAAACTTACAAGGGGCGGCTCAAAATTGCTAAGGTCAATATTGACGAAAATCCGGGAACCGGCTCAAAATACCGCATCCAAAGCATCCCTACCATGCTTTTTGTGAAAAACGGCAATCTGGTCGACCAGGTTACAGGCGCTTTGCCCAAGGAGGCTCTGGAGGCCCGGATAAAATCATTTATATAA